One window of Felis catus isolate Fca126 chromosome D4, F.catus_Fca126_mat1.0, whole genome shotgun sequence genomic DNA carries:
- the FAM205A gene encoding protein FAM205A isoform X3: MKSQGWLPQEGSVRRLLCADTCCQICNSMALEIQQLLVGENTLICPPSSEPLQGSSCLEILSMSNVSLEQNLDQCSLHSKALVYPSVTPPVLQSIDQKCLTQSAAQSTGTARVHNYWAEHHQLGQGFQITGVPRGQETMSCSRLEEARLTVNQQEMMQSTPNHVYGNQGQQPLNSQVTRHTLNHEFTTQTHPMALHMVTVLPANLPFLSPEVLRLLEVHVKKWMHFQRWGLPRRVEESLRQLMPNPPFFCQRVNDQPASFIPNDTSKFSVEKLGTYSYQNWGPFMGSQPTQAFWVSEWSTMDPEQRHHHQHIPNHMALALLSPALKESHRLYPHPGHQAHDSVAHLQQKYSQLFCGHPSLHSESLVNTLIGSQNCSTNGSISQHPLKDALLFKELSVLPLLPKTVPQSVPPSSASSPNWVTPSDYQQAQISVPLLTLAECDALEWHLLQKQLQLQWGLPAVFQRPQHSQSPIQYRPCGKAQSPETVKSFWPVKPITILTRKLLFFPEHARRLLEFHLQRQLIHHRWGLPQKIQESIQLLLSPTDQSTLSWSSTALANMSAPQPTALETTGAGDPFSPFTDPVSVPMPHFFDQAKAILQSHINSKCGQIHQGKVPVCVYSSWQYIIPGDLQVAPLTCIPESKPLELQAATDPAPQEKAIPWMPMALDQQQQASRDAVTEHPKLPRALSEGAIEKLETTLRHKYLAFLSGLPALYYVALSRAMGPAITTQDVITGMVPGSGKFPTEPLTQMISSEEKCLSLGPCFQDANNTCANIADEFQAEGQVEEDANNTCANTADEFQAEKQVEGMIETVHLESQTETSGPYTLKKPILAKLNFHLRKKILEIQLGIPIKARKSREQTIAIPENTTTQESPGNLNNQGKTLLQDLPTPPDVPRAPDPEWLHLKEQLAIELKAVQQNQKQPSSRAVPHGSAHWASKISQPSGDMTEAQVLCVQLEASVNSPSLEEPWSREPQSPSKSKDSAQVPMLAEKRKDPGKPKLAGDHGEGDAGLAHCSTREISHPDAAQRPEGMNRTPCSPWRQSHSFHLDAFCEHSTQHPQIKLPEPPPRIPRRKESKKNDLQDSQTKLNVLLKPAMISKNAQPMVPQASKGQSILGQLIQGKPLQGQTLKGQVLQRQVMPVHTNKRPSLTESGLRSKMKSFLHCFNTKTKGKGHEESMFSTAAKAANTRRENVEKSLAPAKSPTGRTKTEKTGGDSKAQSSPTEKQVCLAFLDGLHSPDNKLRHRSHSQQLHSASVLSHPRHCPRHCPIVAFATQPGNLP, from the exons ATGAAAAG CCAGGGCTGGCTTCCTCAGGAGGGAAGTGTGCGACGGCTCCTGTGTGCAGATACCTGCTGCCAAATCTGCAATTCTATGGCTCTGGAGATTCAGCAGTTGCTGGTGGGTGAGAACACCCTTATCTGTCCCCCTTCATCAGAGCCATTGCAGGGGTCCTCTTGCCTAGAGATTTTGTCCATGTCTAATGTGTCTTTAGAACAGAATCTGGACCAATGTTCCCTACattccaaagcacttgtatatccaTCTGTAACACCCCCAGTGTTGCAATCAATAGATCAGAAATGCTTAACACAGTCAGCTGCCCAGTCGACTGGTACAGCCAGGGTACACAATTACTGGGCTGAACACCACCAGCTGGGGCAAGGATTTCAAATAACTGGGGTGCCCAGGGGCCAAGAGACTATGTCTTGCTCAAGACTTGAGGAGGCTAGGTTAACAGTGAACCAGCAGGAGATGATGCAGAGCACCCCCAACCATGTCTATGGGAACCAAGGGCAGCAGCCCTTGAATTCCCAGGTCACTCGGCACACCCTAAACCACGAATTCACTACCCAGACACACCCTATGGCCTTACATATGGTTACTGTCCTCCCTGCCAACCTGCCATTCCTCAGTCCTGAAGTCCTGAGGCTTCTTGAGGTACATGTGAAAAAATGGATGCATTTCCAGAGATGGGGGCTTCCCAGACGTGTGGAGGAGTCCCTAAGGCAGCTTATGCCAAACCCGCCATTCTTTTGCCAACGTGTAAATGACCAACCAGCTTCTTTCATCCCAAATGATACTTCTAAGTTCTCTGTTGAAAAACTGGGGACCTATTCCTACCAGAACTGGGGTCCATTTATGGGCAGCCAGCCTACCCAGGCCTTCTGGGTTTCTGAATGGTCCACTATGGACCCAGAACAAAGACACCACCACCAGCATATCCCAAACCATATGGCTCTGGCTTTGCTGTCTCCAGCCCTTAAAGAATCACATCGTCTCTATCCACATCCTGGGCACCAGGCTCATGACTCAGTGGCCCATCTGCAGCAGAAATACAGCCAGCTATTCTGTGGCCACCCTTCTCTGCACAGTGAGTCCCTGGTCAACACATTAATAGGTTCTCAAAACTGCTCCACAAATGGGAGCATATCCCAGCACCCCCTGAAGGATGCTCTTCTCTTCAAGGaactctctgtcctccccctgctGCCTAAAACTGTACCCCAATCAGTCCCACCCTCTTCCGCATCTTCCCCAAATTGGGTCACTCCATCTGATTACCAACAAGCTCAGATCAGTGTTCCATTATTGACGCTGGCTGAGTGCGATGCCTTGGAGTGGCACCTGCTGCAGAAGCAGCTCCAGCTTCAGTGGGGCTTGCCAGCGGTTTTCCAGAGACCTCAGCACAGCCAGAGCCCCATACAGTATAGGCCCTGTGGCAAAGCCCAGTCTCCAGAGACAGTGAAAAGTTTTTGGCCAGTGAAGCCCATCACAATCCTCACTAGGAAACTACTCTTCTTTCCGGAACATGCCCGGAGGCTGCTGGAATTCCATCTCCAGAGGCAGCTGATTCACCATCGTTGGGGCCTGCCCCAAAAGATCCAGGAGTCCATCCAGTTGCTCCTGTCCCCCACTGATCAGTCAACTCTGTCCTGGAGTAGCACAGCCCTAGCCAACATGAGTGCTCCCCAACCTACAGCCCTAGAAACCACTGGGGCCGGTGACCCATTCTCACCCTTCACAGACCCAGTGTCAGTCCCCATGCCACACTTTTTTGACCAGGCCAAGGCAATATTACAGAGCCACATCAACTCCAAATGTGGGCAGATCCACCAGGGCAAGGTCCCTGTTTGTGTATACAGCTCTTGGCAGTACATAATTCCTGGGGACCTGCAAGTGGCTCCCTTAACCTGCATCCCAGAAAGCAAGCCCTTGGAGCTGCAGGCAGCAACTGACCCTGCCCCACAAGAGAAAGCTATACCCTGGATGCCAATGGCCCTTGACCAACAGCAACAAGCCTCACGAGATGCTGTCACTGAACACCCTAAGCTGCCCCGAGCCCTGTCTGAGGGAGCCATTGAGAAACTGGAGACGACTTTGCGGCACAAGTATCTGGCCTTCTTGTCAGGGCTGCCTGCTCTTTATTATGTGGCTCTTTCTAGGGCCATGGGACCAGCAATCACTACCCAAGATGTGATCACAGGAATGGTGCCTGGATCTGGAAAATTCCCAACTGAACCTCTGACTCAGATGATCTCATCTGAAGAGAAATGTCTGAGTCTTGGGCCATGCTTTCAAGATGCCAACAACACTTGTGCAAACATTGCAGATGAGTTCCAGGCTGAAGGGCAGGTAGAAGAAGATGCCAACAACACCTGTGCAAACACTGCAGATGAGTTCCAGGCTGAAAAGCAGGTAGAAGGAATGATTGAGACAGTGCATCTAGAAAGCCAGACAGAGACTTCTGGGCCCTACACACTCAAGAAACCCATCTTGGCCAAATTAAATTTCCATCTAAGAAAGAAGATCCTAGAGATACAACTGGGAATTCCCATAAAGGCAAGGAAGTCCAGAGAACAAACTATAGCAATCCCAGAGAACACAACCACACAGGAGTCTCCAGGGAATCTGAACAACCAAGGGAAAACATTGCTCCAggatctccccaccccaccagatGTTCCTCGTGCCCCAGATCCAGAATGGCTCCACCTTAAAGAACAGCTGGCCATTGAGTTAAAGGCAGTGCAGCAGAACCAGAAGCAACCGAGTTCCAGAGCAGTACCCCATGGTTCTGCCCACTGGGCCTCTAAGATCTCACAACCCAGTGGCGACATGACAGAGGCCCAGGTACTTTGTGTTCAGCTTGAGGCCAGTGTGAACAGCCCCAGCCTGGAGGAACCCTGGAGCCGTGAGCCCCAAAGCCCCAGCAAGAGCAAAGACTCAGCCCAAGTTCCCATGctggcagaaaagagaaaggacccaggGAAACCCAAATTGGCAGGGGACCATGGAGAAGGGGATGCCGGGCTTGCGCACTGCTCTACAAGAGAAATAAGCCACCCTGATGCAGCCCAGAGGCCAGAAGGGATGAACAGGACACCATGCAGTCCCTGGCGACAAAGCCATAGCTTTCATCTTGATGCTTTCTGTGAACATAGTACCCAGCACCCTCAGATTAAGCTTCCAGAGCCACCTCCAAGAATACCCAGGAGGAAGGAATCTAAGAAGAATGACCTGCAGGACAGTCAAACCAAGCTCAATGTCCTTCTCAAACCAGCAATGATTTCTAAGAATGCCCAGCCTATGGTGCCCCAGGCATCAAAGGGCCAGTCTATCCTGGGCCAACTCATTCAGGGCAAGCCTTTGCAGGGCCAAACTTTGAAAGGTCAAGTTTTGCAGCGGCAGGTGATGCCAGTCCATACTAATAAGAGGCCCAGCCTTACAGAATCTGGCTTGAGAAGTAAGATGAAATCCTTTCTGCACTGTTTTAACACCAAGACAAAAGGCAAAGGGCATGAGGAATCCATGTTCTCTACAGCTGCGAAGGCGGCCAATACCAgaagagaaaatgtagaaaagagcCTGGCTCCAGCCAAAAGTCCCACAGGGAGAACCaagacagagaaaacaggagGGGACTCCAAGGCCCAATCTTCCCCCACTGAGAAGCAGGTGTGCCTGGCCTTCTTGGATGGTCTCCATTCCCCAGACAATAAACTCCGGCACCGCTCCCACTCCCAGCAACTCCACTCTGCCTCAGTCCTGAGCCACCCCCGCCACTGCCCTCGGCACTGTCCTATAGTGGCTTTTGCTACCCAACCAGGGAACTTGCCCTAG